A genome region from Populus alba chromosome 5, ASM523922v2, whole genome shotgun sequence includes the following:
- the LOC118030617 gene encoding uncharacterized protein: protein MADLFDKQAAIYVDARPRYPSEWFSMLASLTPDHSLAWDAGTGNGQAAIDVSEHYKQVIATDISEEQLKHAIRHPQVQYFHSPSSMSDDELVNLIGGENSVDLVVVATAVHWFDLEKFYPVVKRVLKKPGGVVAVWSYNILQVSPEMDPLLKKFYEGTFPFQNPKAMYAFECYKTLPFPFESVGVGCEGQPLELDMPMEMSFERLLKLLSSASAVNAAKEQGMNLLSEEVVRELESAWGGPELVRTVNYKSYMLAGKVKL from the exons ATGGCAGATTTGTTTGACAAGCAGGCAGCGATATATGTGGATGCGAGGCCAAGATATCCAAGCGAATGGTTTTCAATGCTGGCTTCTCTAACCCCTGACCACTCTTTAGCTTGGGATGCTGGCACAGGCAATGGTCAAGCTGCTATTGAT GTCTCAGAGCATTACAAACAAGTGATTGCAACTGACATAAGTGAAGAGCAGTTAAAGCATGCTATTCGACATCCCCAAGTTCAATACTTTCACTCTCCATCATCAATGTCCGATGATGAACTAGTGAACTTAATTGGGGGTGAAAATTCAGTTGATTTAGTTGTTGTGGCTACAGCTGTGCATTGGTTTGATCTAGAAAAGTTCTACCCTGTCGTCAAGCGTGTGTTAAAGAAGCCTGGAGGTGTGGTTGCTGTTTGGAGTTACAATATCCTCCAAGTTAGCCCAGAAATGGATCCTCTATTAAAGAAATTCTACGAGGGAACTTTCCCCTTTCAAAACCCAAAAGCCATGTATGCATTTGAGTGTTACAAGACACTTCCATTTCCTTTTGAAAGTGTAGGCGTAGGCTGTGAGGGGCAGCCTCTGGAATTAGACATGCCAATGGAGATGTCGTTTGAGAGACTTTTGAAGTTGTTGAGTTCAGCTTCTGCTGTGAATGCAGCAAAGGAACAAGGTATGAATTTATTGTCTGAAGAGGTTGTGAGGGAGCTTGAGAGTGCTTGGGGTGGGCCTGAATTGGTTAGAACTGTCAACTACAAATCATATATGCTTGCAGGAAAAGTCAAGCTCTAA
- the LOC118031891 gene encoding GATA transcription factor 14: MASLFIYALTFFFPASDDVCNVSDDFDWTGSGLSAPQDPIECVTDFFDGFISTNELRFLEDFGDFLGKSKEEIETTPSRDFKSGTTKKKPRSKRRLKQRAWRKKDLVFSALENHEFRKRICTHCQIDKTPQWRIGPLGPKTLCNACGVRYNTGRLFPEYRPAASPSFDQSKHSNLHKQILRRRANLI, from the coding sequence ATGGCGTCTCTCTTTATATATGccttgacctttttttttccagcttccGATGATGTTTGCAATGTCAGTGATGATTTTGATTGGACAGGCAGTGGACTCAGCGCCCCTCAGGATCCCATAGAGTGTGTTACTGATTTCTTCGATGGGTTTATATCAACCAATGAGTTAAGGTTCTTGGAGGATTTTGGGGATTTTTTGGGAAAATCCAAAGAGGAGATAGAAACTACTCCATCGAGAGATTTTAAATCTGGTACAACTAAAAAGAAACCTAGGAGTAAACGGAGATTAAAGCAGCGTGCGTGGCGGAAGAAAGATTTGGTGTTTTCTGCACTTGAAAATCATGAATTCCGAAAGAGAATTTGCACCCACTGTCAAATTGACAAAACGCCGCAATGGAGGATTGGCCCGCTGGGTCCGAAAACACTGTGTAACGCTTGTGGTGTGAGGTACAATACAGGGAGGTTATTCCCGGAGTACCGGCCGGCTGCAAGCCCCTCCTTTGACCAGAGCAAGCATTCAAATCTTCATAAGCAGATATTGAGAAGGAGggccaatttaatttaa